The following coding sequences are from one uncultured Bacteroides sp. window:
- the rpsR gene encoding 30S ribosomal protein S18: MAQQNQSEIRYLTPPSVDVKKKKYCRFKKNGIKYIDYKDPEFLKKFLNEQGKILPRRITGTSLKFQRRIAQAVKRARHLALLPFVTDMMK; this comes from the coding sequence ATGGCACAACAAAATCAATCAGAGATTAGATACTTAACTCCGCCTTCAGTAGACGTAAAAAAGAAAAAATACTGTCGTTTTAAAAAGAATGGTATTAAGTATATTGACTACAAGGACCCTGAATTTTTGAAGAAGTTTTTGAACGAGCAAGGTAAAATACTTCCTCGTCGTATAACTGGAACTTCTTTGAAATTTCAACGCAGAATAGCACAAGCGGTTAAGAGAGCACGTCACTTGGCGTTACTTCCATTTGTAACAGATATGATGAAATAA
- the rplI gene encoding 50S ribosomal protein L9, with product MEIILKEDIVNLGYKNDIVTVKSGYGRNYLIPTGKAIIASPSAKKMLAEDLKQRAHKLEKIKKDAEAAADKLTGVSLTIATKVSSTGTIFGSVTNIQIADELAKLGFEVDRKTILLKEAVKEIGSYKAIVKLHKEVSVEIPFEVVAE from the coding sequence ATGGAAATTATATTAAAAGAAGATATAGTAAACTTAGGATACAAGAATGATATCGTAACAGTTAAGTCTGGTTATGGTCGTAATTACTTGATTCCTACAGGAAAAGCGATTATTGCTTCTCCTTCTGCAAAGAAAATGTTGGCTGAAGATCTTAAACAACGTGCTCATAAACTTGAGAAAATTAAGAAGGATGCAGAAGCTGCTGCTGATAAATTAACAGGAGTTTCTCTTACTATCGCAACTAAAGTTAGTTCTACTGGTACTATTTTTGGTTCTGTAACAAATATCCAAATTGCTGATGAATTGGCAAAACTTGGTTTTGAGGTAGATAGAAAGACAATTCTATTGAAGGAGGCAGTTAAAGAAATAGGTTCATATAAAGCTATTGTAAAGCTTCATAAAGAAGTCTCTGTTGAGATCCCTTTTGAAGTTGTGGCTGAATAA
- a CDS encoding response regulator transcription factor — protein MDEKVRILLCEDDENLGMLLREYLQAKGYLAELYPDGEAGFKAFLKNKYDLCVFDVMMPKKDGFTLAQEVRAANAEIPIVFLTAKTLKEDILEGFKIGADDYITKPFSMEELTFRIEAILRRVHGKKNKESNIYRIGKFSFDTQKQILSIEGKHTKLTTKESELLGLLCAHANEILQRDFALKTIWIDDNYFNARSMDVYITKLRKHLKEDESIEIINIHGKGYKLITPENEA, from the coding sequence ATGGACGAGAAAGTACGTATTTTGTTATGCGAGGATGATGAAAATCTTGGCATGCTTTTGAGAGAGTATTTGCAGGCAAAGGGTTATTTAGCAGAATTATACCCTGATGGTGAGGCTGGATTTAAGGCTTTTCTAAAGAATAAGTATGATTTATGTGTGTTTGATGTCATGATGCCTAAAAAAGATGGCTTTACATTGGCTCAAGAGGTTCGTGCTGCCAATGCTGAAATCCCTATTGTCTTTTTGACGGCAAAAACTTTGAAAGAAGATATTCTTGAAGGTTTTAAAATTGGTGCTGATGATTATATCACCAAGCCTTTTAGCATGGAAGAGTTGACTTTTAGAATAGAGGCTATTCTTAGACGCGTTCATGGTAAGAAAAATAAAGAGAGCAATATTTATAGAATTGGAAAATTCTCTTTTGACACTCAAAAACAAATTTTGTCTATTGAAGGAAAGCATACTAAGTTGACAACAAAGGAATCTGAGTTATTGGGTTTGCTTTGTGCGCATGCTAATGAGATACTTCAGCGTGACTTTGCTTTAAAGACTATTTGGATTGATGATAACTATTTTAATGCTCGTAGTATGGATGTTTATATAACTAAGCTACGTAAACATTTAAAAGAAGATGAATCTATAGAGATTATAAATATACACGGTAAAGGGTATAAGTTAATTACTCCTGAAAATGAAGCTTAG
- a CDS encoding MarR family transcriptional regulator: MEQFNFDLRLIFAILNGKVSAAINRKLYRNFRQSGLEITPEQWTVLIYLWEKDGVTQQELCNATFKDKPSMTRLIDNMERQHLVVRISDKNDRRTNLIHLTKTGKEMEENAHTIANKTLKEALQGINVEELRISQEVLRIIFSNTKD; the protein is encoded by the coding sequence ATGGAGCAATTTAACTTTGACCTCAGATTAATTTTTGCGATACTAAACGGAAAAGTATCAGCTGCCATAAATCGGAAACTCTACCGAAATTTCCGCCAAAGCGGATTGGAAATTACACCGGAACAATGGACCGTATTAATTTATTTATGGGAAAAGGACGGAGTAACACAACAAGAGTTATGTAATGCGACATTTAAAGACAAACCAAGCATGACTCGCCTTATTGACAATATGGAACGTCAACACCTAGTTGTACGCATATCTGATAAAAACGACCGGCGTACAAATTTGATTCATCTTACGAAGACAGGAAAAGAGATGGAAGAAAACGCCCACACCATAGCTAACAAAACATTAAAAGAAGCTTTGCAGGGTATCAATGTAGAAGAACTACGAATAAGCCAAGAAGTATTAAGAATTATCTTCTCCAACACAAAAGATTAA
- the rpsF gene encoding 30S ribosomal protein S6, whose translation MNQYETVFILTPVLSDVQMKEAVEKFKGILSEEGAEIINEENWGLKKLAYPIQKKSTGFYQLVEFKAEPEVIEKLELNFRRDERVIRFLTFRMDKYAAEYAAKRRNVKSTKKEEN comes from the coding sequence ATGAATCAATACGAAACCGTTTTCATTTTGACTCCCGTTTTGTCTGATGTTCAGATGAAGGAAGCGGTAGAGAAATTCAAAGGCATTCTTTCAGAAGAAGGTGCTGAGATTATCAATGAAGAGAATTGGGGCTTAAAGAAATTGGCTTACCCAATTCAAAAGAAGTCTACTGGATTTTATCAGTTGGTTGAATTTAAGGCAGAACCAGAAGTTATTGAGAAATTGGAATTAAACTTTCGTCGTGATGAACGTGTAATTCGTTTCTTAACTTTCAGAATGGATAAATATGCTGCTGAATATGCTGCTAAGAGAAGAAATGTTAAATCAACTAAAAAGGAGGAAAATTAA